A genomic region of Limnohabitans curvus contains the following coding sequences:
- the nuoH gene encoding NADH-quinone oxidoreductase subunit NuoH, which yields MVDNIYNAGFGLMSDVWWTTLAWPVLWALLKIVAVLLPLLGCVAYLTLWERKAIGYTQIRKGPNRTGPGGLLQPIADALKLLTKEIIIPTQATTSLFFLGPIMTIMPALAAWAVIPFGPDVALANVNAGLLFLMAITSLEVYGVIIAGWASNSKYAFIGAMRASAQMVSYEIAMGFCFVIVLMISNSLNMTDIVMGQAKGMMADKGLGFLSWNWLPLFPVFIIYFISGLAETNRHPFDVVEGESEIVAGHMIEYSGMSFAMFFLAEYANMILVSMLTVVMFLGGWLSPFDNALFNMIPGWIWLGIKTFVVVTMFLWVRATFPRYRYDQIMRLGWKIFIPLTLIWLLVVGVWIQTPWNIWN from the coding sequence ATGGTTGACAACATTTACAACGCAGGCTTCGGCTTGATGTCTGACGTGTGGTGGACCACACTGGCTTGGCCCGTTCTGTGGGCTTTGCTCAAGATCGTGGCGGTGCTGTTGCCTTTGCTCGGTTGCGTGGCTTACCTGACTTTGTGGGAACGCAAAGCCATTGGTTACACCCAAATCCGTAAAGGCCCCAACCGCACTGGCCCTGGTGGCTTGTTGCAGCCCATCGCTGACGCGCTGAAGTTGCTCACCAAAGAAATCATCATCCCGACTCAAGCGACCACCAGCTTGTTCTTCTTGGGCCCAATCATGACCATCATGCCAGCCTTGGCTGCATGGGCGGTGATTCCTTTTGGTCCTGATGTGGCTTTGGCCAACGTCAACGCTGGCTTGCTGTTCTTGATGGCCATCACCTCGCTTGAGGTGTACGGCGTCATCATCGCGGGTTGGGCGTCTAACTCCAAGTACGCTTTCATTGGTGCCATGCGCGCATCGGCTCAAATGGTGAGCTACGAAATTGCCATGGGCTTTTGCTTCGTGATCGTCTTGATGATCTCGAACAGCTTGAACATGACCGACATCGTCATGGGCCAAGCCAAAGGCATGATGGCTGACAAGGGCTTGGGCTTCTTGTCTTGGAACTGGTTACCTTTGTTCCCCGTGTTCATCATTTACTTCATCTCCGGTTTGGCTGAAACCAACCGTCACCCGTTTGACGTGGTGGAAGGTGAATCCGAAATTGTGGCTGGCCACATGATCGAATACTCGGGCATGTCCTTTGCCATGTTCTTCTTGGCCGAATACGCCAACATGATCTTGGTCTCGATGTTGACCGTGGTGATGTTCTTGGGCGGCTGGTTGTCACCCTTCGACAACGCACTGTTCAACATGATCCCTGGCTGGATTTGGCTTGGCATCAAGACCTTCGTGGTCGTGACCATGTTCTTGTGGGTGCGTGCCACGTTCCCACGTTATCGCTATGACCAAATCATGCGTTTGGGCTGGAAGATCTTCATTCCGCTCACCCTGATCTGGTTGTTGGTGGTGGGTGTTTGGATCCAAACACCTTGGAATATCTGGAACTAA
- a CDS encoding NADH-quinone oxidoreductase subunit D — protein sequence MADIKNYTLNLGPQHPAAHGVLRLVLELDGEVVQRADPHIGLLHRATEKLAESKTYIQSLPYMDRLDYVSMMCNEHAYCLAIEKMMGIEVPERAQYIRVMYSEITRLLNHLLWLGCHGFDCGAMNILIYCFREREDLFDMYEAVSGARMHAAYFRPGGVYRDLPDSMPQYKASKVRNAKSVARLNEGRSGSLLDFIDDFTQRFPKLVDEYETLLTENRIWKQRTVGIGVVTPERAKNLGFSGAMLRGSGIAWDLRKHQPYDVYDRMDFDIPVGKTGDCYDRYLVRVEEMRQSNRIIKQCVDWLRANPGPVITDNHKVAAPSREGMKSNMEELIHHFKLFTEGFHVPEGEAYAAVEHPKGEFGIYLVSDGANKPYRMKIRAPGFAHLAAMDEMARGHMIADTVAVIGTMDIVFGEIDR from the coding sequence ATGGCTGATATCAAGAACTACACCCTGAACTTGGGCCCTCAACATCCCGCAGCACACGGCGTGCTGCGTTTGGTGTTGGAACTCGACGGCGAAGTGGTCCAACGTGCCGACCCACACATCGGTTTGTTGCACCGCGCTACTGAGAAGCTGGCCGAGAGCAAAACCTATATCCAATCGTTGCCCTACATGGACCGTCTCGACTACGTGTCCATGATGTGCAACGAGCACGCTTACTGCTTGGCCATCGAAAAAATGATGGGCATCGAAGTGCCTGAGCGTGCGCAGTACATCCGTGTGATGTATTCCGAAATCACCCGTTTGCTCAACCACTTGTTGTGGCTGGGCTGCCATGGTTTCGACTGTGGCGCGATGAACATCTTGATTTACTGCTTCCGCGAACGTGAAGACTTGTTCGACATGTACGAAGCGGTGTCGGGTGCGCGCATGCACGCGGCTTACTTCCGTCCAGGCGGCGTGTATCGCGACCTGCCAGACAGCATGCCTCAGTACAAGGCCAGCAAAGTGCGCAACGCCAAGTCGGTGGCACGTTTGAACGAAGGCCGTTCAGGTTCTTTGCTCGACTTCATCGACGATTTCACACAACGCTTCCCCAAGTTGGTGGACGAGTACGAAACCCTGTTGACTGAAAACCGCATTTGGAAACAACGCACGGTCGGTATCGGCGTGGTCACGCCAGAGCGTGCGAAAAATCTCGGTTTCTCGGGTGCGATGTTGCGTGGCTCAGGCATCGCTTGGGATTTGCGTAAGCACCAGCCTTATGACGTGTATGACCGCATGGACTTTGACATCCCTGTGGGTAAAACCGGCGATTGCTACGACCGTTATTTGGTGCGTGTCGAAGAGATGCGTCAGTCCAACCGCATCATCAAACAGTGCGTGGACTGGTTGCGCGCCAATCCAGGCCCTGTCATCACTGACAACCACAAGGTGGCCGCGCCTAGCCGTGAAGGCATGAAGTCCAACATGGAAGAGTTGATCCACCACTTCAAGCTCTTCACAGAAGGCTTCCATGTGCCCGAAGGCGAGGCTTATGCCGCCGTTGAACATCCCAAAGGTGAGTTTGGTATCTACCTCGTGAGCGATGGTGCCAACAAACCTTACCGTATGAAGATTCGCGCCCCTGGTTTTGCCCACTTGGCAGCCATGGATGAAATGGCGCGCGGCCACATGATCGCTGACACCGTCGCGGTCATTGGCACCATGGACATTGTGTTCGGGGAAATTGACCGATGA
- the nuoL gene encoding NADH-quinone oxidoreductase subunit L, whose protein sequence is MSQTLQASTLLAVPMAPLVGSALAGIFGTRFGGNKIGRGLTHSLTILGVFIAFVLSAMTLQSVAMDGARFNETLYTWMVVGDLKMEIGFMVDGLTAMMMCVVTFVSLMVHLYTIGYMQEDEGYNRFFSYISLFTFSMLMLVMSNNMLQLFFGWEAVGLVSYLLIGFWFNKPTAIFANMKAFLVNRVGDFGFILGIGLIAAYGGTLNYTEAFAKAGELGALTFPGTDWMLVTVICICLFIGAMGKSAQFPLHVWLPDSMEGPTPISALIHAATMVTAGIFMVTRMSPFFELSDTALNFILVIGAITALFMGFLGLIQNDIKRVVAYSTLSQLGYMTVALGASAYSVAVFHLMTHAFFKALLFLGAGSVIMGMHHNQDIRWMGGVRKYMPITWITSLLGSLALIGTPFFSGFYSKDSIIEAVAESTLPGAGFAHFAVLAGVFVTAFYSFRMYFLVFHGEERYDQNPDAHHGHDDHHGHDDHGHDHGPHESPWVVTVPLVLLAIPSVLIGFYTIDPLLYGEFFSDAIFINADKHPVMHELAHEYHGAVAMALHALSTAPFWLAVAGVASSYYMYMINPAVPAAIKRVCHPIYVLFENKYYLDWFNENVLARGARALGTGLWKGGDQAIIEGGVVNASWKLVGCVSSWTRQLQTGYLYHYALVMILGVFLLMTWFVWLK, encoded by the coding sequence ATGTCACAAACCCTGCAAGCTTCTACATTGTTGGCAGTGCCCATGGCACCGCTGGTGGGTTCGGCCTTGGCTGGTATTTTTGGTACACGCTTTGGCGGTAACAAAATTGGCCGCGGCTTGACCCACTCACTCACCATCTTGGGCGTGTTCATCGCCTTCGTGTTGTCTGCCATGACGCTGCAAAGCGTCGCCATGGACGGCGCACGTTTCAACGAAACCCTCTACACATGGATGGTGGTGGGCGATTTGAAAATGGAAATCGGCTTCATGGTCGATGGCCTGACCGCCATGATGATGTGCGTCGTGACCTTTGTGTCATTGATGGTTCACCTCTACACCATTGGCTACATGCAAGAGGACGAAGGCTACAACCGCTTCTTCTCGTACATCTCTTTGTTCACCTTCTCCATGTTGATGCTCGTCATGAGCAACAACATGTTGCAACTGTTCTTCGGTTGGGAAGCTGTGGGCTTGGTGTCTTATTTGTTGATCGGTTTCTGGTTCAACAAACCCACAGCGATCTTCGCGAACATGAAAGCCTTCTTGGTCAACCGCGTGGGTGACTTCGGCTTCATCTTGGGTATTGGTTTGATCGCGGCTTACGGCGGCACTTTGAATTACACCGAAGCTTTCGCTAAGGCTGGTGAATTGGGCGCACTCACATTCCCTGGCACCGACTGGATGCTGGTGACCGTGATCTGTATCTGCTTGTTCATCGGCGCGATGGGTAAGTCGGCTCAGTTCCCACTGCACGTGTGGTTGCCTGACTCCATGGAAGGCCCCACACCCATCTCTGCGTTGATTCACGCAGCGACCATGGTGACGGCCGGTATCTTCATGGTCACCCGCATGTCGCCTTTCTTTGAGTTGTCAGACACCGCGCTGAACTTCATCTTGGTGATCGGTGCCATCACAGCTTTGTTCATGGGCTTCTTGGGCCTGATCCAAAACGACATCAAGCGCGTTGTGGCTTATTCCACACTGTCGCAGCTCGGTTACATGACTGTGGCTTTGGGCGCTTCTGCTTATTCAGTGGCCGTGTTCCACTTGATGACCCATGCGTTCTTCAAAGCCTTGCTGTTCTTGGGTGCCGGTTCCGTCATCATGGGTATGCACCACAACCAAGACATCCGTTGGATGGGCGGCGTGCGCAAGTACATGCCCATCACTTGGATCACTTCGTTGCTGGGTTCGCTGGCTTTGATCGGCACACCGTTCTTCTCTGGCTTCTATTCCAAAGACAGCATCATCGAAGCTGTGGCTGAAAGCACCTTGCCTGGTGCTGGCTTCGCCCACTTCGCGGTGCTGGCTGGCGTGTTTGTGACAGCTTTCTACTCGTTCCGCATGTACTTCCTCGTGTTCCACGGCGAAGAGCGTTACGACCAAAACCCTGACGCACACCACGGCCACGATGACCACCATGGTCACGACGATCACGGCCATGACCACGGCCCACACGAGTCCCCATGGGTGGTGACAGTGCCTTTGGTCTTGCTCGCCATTCCTTCTGTGCTGATTGGCTTCTACACGATTGACCCCCTCTTGTACGGTGAGTTCTTCAGCGACGCCATCTTCATCAATGCCGACAAGCACCCCGTGATGCACGAGCTGGCCCATGAGTACCACGGCGCTGTCGCCATGGCCTTGCACGCCCTCAGCACCGCACCGTTCTGGTTGGCTGTCGCAGGTGTGGCTAGCTCTTACTACATGTACATGATCAACCCAGCTGTGCCTGCGGCGATCAAACGCGTGTGCCATCCCATCTATGTCTTGTTCGAAAACAAGTACTACTTAGATTGGTTCAACGAAAACGTCTTGGCCCGTGGCGCACGCGCTTTGGGTACCGGTCTGTGGAAGGGCGGCGACCAAGCCAT
- the nuoF gene encoding NADH-quinone oxidoreductase subunit NuoF, translating to MTTSSQALQVLSQFQTTAVETCFHDRHIGPQILAGLNGNNWSLQDYVARGGYQALRKILTTGMTQDEVIATVKESGLRGRGGAGFPTGLKWSFMPRQFPGQKYLVCNSDEGEPGTCKDREILQHNPHIVIEGMAIAAFAMGISVGYNYIHGEIFQTYERFEAALEEARAAGFLGDNILGSTFSFQLHAAHGFGAYICGEETALLESLEGKKGQPRFKPPFPASFGLYGKPTTINNTETFAAVPWIINNGGQAYLECGKPNNGGTKIFSVSGDVERPGNYEIPMGTPFSKLLELAGGVRKGRKLKAVIPGGSSSPVLPADIIMDCTMDYDSIAKAGSMLGSGAVIVLDDSRCMVKSLQRLSYFYMHESCGQCTPCREGTGWLWRMVDRIERGEGRESDLALLDNVAENIMGRTICALGDAAAMPVRGMIKHFRHEFEHHITHKTCTVSAYV from the coding sequence ATGACTACCTCTAGCCAAGCTTTACAAGTTCTCTCCCAATTCCAAACGACCGCAGTGGAAACATGTTTCCACGACCGTCACATCGGCCCCCAAATTTTGGCTGGCTTGAACGGTAACAACTGGTCGTTGCAAGACTACGTCGCACGCGGTGGCTACCAAGCTCTGCGCAAGATCTTGACCACAGGCATGACGCAAGACGAAGTCATCGCCACTGTCAAAGAATCAGGTTTGCGCGGTCGTGGCGGTGCGGGCTTCCCCACAGGTTTGAAGTGGAGCTTCATGCCTCGTCAGTTCCCAGGTCAAAAATACCTGGTCTGTAACTCGGACGAGGGCGAGCCCGGTACGTGCAAAGACCGCGAGATCTTGCAGCACAACCCCCACATCGTGATTGAAGGTATGGCCATCGCCGCTTTTGCCATGGGCATCAGCGTGGGTTACAACTACATCCACGGCGAAATCTTCCAAACTTACGAGCGTTTTGAAGCAGCCCTCGAGGAAGCCCGCGCAGCAGGCTTCTTGGGTGACAACATCTTGGGCTCCACGTTCAGCTTCCAGTTGCACGCCGCCCACGGGTTTGGTGCTTACATCTGCGGCGAAGAAACCGCTTTGTTGGAGTCGCTCGAAGGTAAAAAAGGCCAACCTCGTTTCAAGCCACCGTTCCCTGCGAGCTTTGGTTTGTACGGCAAGCCCACCACCATCAACAACACCGAAACATTCGCAGCGGTGCCTTGGATCATCAACAACGGTGGTCAGGCTTACCTCGAATGCGGCAAGCCCAACAACGGCGGCACCAAGATCTTCTCGGTCAGCGGTGACGTCGAGCGGCCTGGCAACTACGAAATCCCGATGGGCACACCGTTCTCCAAATTGTTGGAGTTGGCCGGTGGCGTTCGCAAAGGTCGCAAGCTGAAAGCTGTGATTCCTGGCGGTTCGTCTTCGCCGGTGTTGCCTGCCGACATCATCATGGACTGCACCATGGACTACGACAGCATCGCCAAAGCGGGTTCGATGTTGGGTTCAGGTGCGGTGATCGTGTTGGACGACTCGCGCTGCATGGTCAAGAGCCTGCAACGTTTGAGCTACTTCTACATGCACGAGTCATGCGGCCAATGCACACCTTGCCGTGAAGGCACGGGATGGTTGTGGCGCATGGTCGACCGCATTGAGCGTGGTGAAGGCCGCGAAAGCGACTTGGCATTGCTCGACAACGTGGCAGAGAACATCATGGGCCGCACGATTTGCGCCCTCGGAGACGCAGCAGCCATGCCCGTGCGCGGCATGATCAAGCACTTCCGCCATGAGTTTGAACACCACATCACGCACAAGACCTGCACGGTCTCTGCCTACGTTTGA
- the nuoG gene encoding NADH-quinone oxidoreductase subunit NuoG, whose product MIEIELDGKKIDVQEGCMIMHAAEKAGTYIPHFCYHKKLSIAANCRMCLVDVEKAPKPMPACATPVTQGMIVRTKSDKAIKAQQSVMEFLLINHPLDCPICDQGGECQLQDLAVGYGGSTSRYEEEKRVVNPKDVGPLVSMQEMSRCIQCTRCVRFGQEVAGIMELGMSHRGEHAQIETFVGQSVDSELSGNMIDICPVGALTSKPFRYSARTWELSRRKSVSPHDATGANLVVQVKNNKVMRVVPLENEDVNECWIADRDRFSYEALDSADRLTKPMLKQGGEWKEVDWQTALEYVANGLQGVKAQHGPQAIGTLGSPHSTAEELYLAAALTRGLGSQNIDTRLRAADFQHDGKARWLGTSVASLTTLQRVLVIGSNVRKDQPLLAQRLRQAVRNGGKVNALNAQAYDWAMPVANTLVADAANWVQALADIAAAVGAITGAAAPVAGNANSAEAQAIAKSLTGGERKAILLGNAAAHHAKASSLLSLANWIGAQTSATVGYLGEAANTVGAQVVGALPKAGGQNAGQMLAGGLKAVVLLNTEPAFDAANGAAAAQAIGQAEMVVTLSPFKANMDISDVLLPISPFTETAGTFINTEGRAQSFHGVVKPLGEARPAWKVLRVLGSMLHVPGFEFETIEEVRAQAIPADVQALLSNACTASVDVSPVAGQPASAAIYQLDSLVRRAPSLQLTADAKQPAVAAQSQGGL is encoded by the coding sequence ATGATTGAAATCGAACTCGACGGTAAAAAGATTGACGTCCAAGAAGGCTGCATGATCATGCACGCAGCTGAAAAGGCCGGCACCTATATTCCGCACTTCTGCTATCACAAGAAACTCAGCATCGCGGCCAACTGCCGCATGTGCTTGGTCGATGTGGAGAAAGCTCCTAAGCCTATGCCTGCTTGCGCTACGCCCGTGACGCAAGGCATGATTGTTCGCACCAAGAGCGACAAAGCCATTAAGGCTCAACAATCGGTGATGGAGTTCTTGCTCATCAACCACCCTCTGGATTGCCCTATTTGCGACCAAGGCGGTGAGTGCCAGTTGCAGGACTTGGCTGTGGGTTACGGCGGTTCTACTTCACGTTACGAAGAAGAAAAGCGTGTCGTGAACCCCAAGGACGTCGGTCCTTTGGTGAGCATGCAAGAGATGAGCCGTTGTATCCAATGCACACGCTGCGTGCGTTTTGGTCAAGAAGTGGCCGGCATCATGGAGCTGGGTATGTCCCACCGTGGTGAACACGCTCAGATTGAAACCTTCGTGGGTCAATCGGTCGACTCCGAGCTCTCAGGCAACATGATCGACATCTGCCCCGTGGGCGCGTTGACCAGCAAGCCATTCCGTTACAGCGCACGTACTTGGGAATTGAGCCGTCGCAAGTCGGTCAGCCCACACGATGCGACCGGCGCCAACTTGGTCGTTCAAGTCAAGAACAACAAAGTCATGCGCGTCGTGCCTTTGGAAAACGAAGACGTCAACGAATGCTGGATTGCTGACCGCGACCGTTTCAGCTACGAAGCTTTGGACAGTGCAGACCGCTTGACCAAGCCCATGCTCAAGCAAGGCGGCGAGTGGAAAGAAGTCGATTGGCAAACAGCCCTCGAATACGTGGCCAACGGCTTGCAAGGCGTCAAAGCCCAGCACGGCCCACAAGCCATCGGCACGTTGGGAAGCCCACACAGCACAGCTGAAGAGTTGTACTTGGCCGCAGCGCTGACGCGCGGCTTGGGTAGCCAAAACATCGACACACGTTTGCGCGCTGCAGACTTCCAGCACGACGGCAAAGCCCGTTGGTTGGGTACTTCTGTGGCGTCTCTCACCACGCTGCAACGCGTCTTGGTGATTGGCTCGAACGTGCGCAAAGACCAGCCTTTGTTGGCCCAACGTCTGCGCCAAGCTGTGCGCAACGGTGGCAAGGTCAACGCCTTGAACGCACAAGCCTACGACTGGGCCATGCCTGTGGCCAACACCTTGGTGGCAGATGCTGCCAACTGGGTGCAAGCCTTGGCTGACATCGCAGCGGCTGTGGGGGCTATCACGGGTGCTGCTGCACCTGTGGCGGGCAACGCCAACAGTGCTGAAGCACAAGCCATCGCCAAGTCATTGACCGGCGGCGAACGCAAAGCTATTTTGTTGGGCAACGCAGCGGCGCATCACGCCAAAGCATCGAGCTTGCTCAGCTTGGCCAACTGGATCGGCGCACAAACCAGCGCAACCGTGGGTTACCTCGGTGAAGCTGCCAACACCGTGGGCGCTCAAGTGGTGGGCGCCTTGCCAAAAGCGGGCGGTCAAAACGCCGGTCAAATGTTGGCAGGTGGTTTGAAGGCGGTGGTGTTGCTGAACACCGAACCCGCTTTCGACGCTGCCAACGGTGCAGCTGCCGCACAAGCCATCGGCCAAGCCGAAATGGTGGTCACCTTGTCTCCCTTCAAGGCCAACATGGACATCAGCGATGTGCTGCTGCCCATCTCGCCCTTCACTGAGACTGCGGGTACGTTCATCAACACCGAAGGTCGCGCACAAAGTTTCCACGGTGTGGTCAAGCCTTTGGGCGAAGCACGTCCTGCATGGAAAGTTTTGCGCGTGTTGGGCTCCATGCTCCACGTACCTGGCTTCGAATTCGAGACCATCGAAGAAGTCCGTGCCCAAGCGATTCCTGCTGATGTGCAAGCCTTGCTCTCCAATGCATGCACAGCCAGCGTGGACGTGAGCCCAGTTGCTGGTCAGCCAGCCTCTGCGGCGATTTACCAACTCGACAGCTTGGTGCGTCGCGCACCATCGCTGCAACTCACCGCTGATGCGAAGCAACCTGCGGTTGCGGCCCAGTCGCAAGGAGGCCTGTGA
- the nuoI gene encoding NADH-quinone oxidoreductase subunit NuoI, with protein MTTTTHSAPFSLRDFLSSFLLLELFKGMALTGKYMFSRSITIQFPEEKTPLSPRFRGLHALRRYENGEERCIACKLCEAVCPAMAITIESDQREDGSRRTTRYDIDLTKCIFCGFCEESCPVDSIVETHIFEYHGEKRGDLYFTKEMLLAVGDRYEPEIAANKAADAKYR; from the coding sequence ATGACAACGACTACACATTCCGCTCCTTTCTCGTTGCGCGACTTTTTGTCGAGCTTCTTGTTGCTCGAGCTGTTCAAAGGCATGGCCCTCACAGGCAAATACATGTTCTCGCGCAGCATCACCATTCAGTTCCCGGAAGAGAAGACACCTTTGTCTCCACGCTTTCGTGGCCTGCATGCTTTGCGTCGTTATGAAAACGGCGAAGAGCGTTGCATTGCTTGCAAACTCTGCGAAGCCGTGTGCCCAGCGATGGCGATCACCATCGAATCAGACCAGCGCGAAGACGGCAGCCGCCGTACCACCCGCTACGACATCGACTTGACCAAGTGCATCTTCTGCGGTTTCTGCGAAGAAAGCTGCCCCGTTGATTCGATCGTTGAAACACACATCTTTGAGTACCACGGCGAAAAACGCGGTGACCTGTACTTCACCAAAGAAATGTTGTTGGCAGTGGGCGACCGCTACGAACCCGAAATCGCTGCCAACAAAGCAGCTGACGCCAAATACCGTTGA
- the nuoK gene encoding NADH-quinone oxidoreductase subunit NuoK has translation MSITLGHYLTLGAILFALSVIGIFLNRKNLIVLLMAIELMLLAVNMNFVAFSHYLGDLNGQIFVFFILTVAAAESAIGLAILVQLFRNKSSINVDELNTLKG, from the coding sequence ATGAGCATCACCTTAGGCCACTACCTCACGCTGGGTGCGATTTTGTTCGCACTCTCTGTGATCGGCATCTTCTTGAACCGTAAAAACTTGATCGTCTTGTTGATGGCGATTGAATTGATGTTGCTCGCGGTCAACATGAACTTCGTGGCGTTCTCACACTACTTGGGTGACTTGAACGGCCAAATCTTTGTTTTCTTCATCTTGACCGTGGCGGCTGCTGAATCTGCCATTGGCTTGGCGATTCTGGTGCAGTTGTTCCGCAACAAGTCCAGCATCAACGTGGATGAACTCAACACGCTCAAGGGTTAA
- a CDS encoding NADH-quinone oxidoreductase subunit J, whose product MDVQSALFYAFSAVMLFASFRVITARNPVHAALYLVLAFFQASGIWMLLKAEFLSIALVLVYVGAVMVLFLFVVMMLDINIDSIRQGFWKHFPLAATVGAVIALELAGVLLGGFRISEPQKQLTAQIISPAAVTAVAPVDVASAAVDAASAALTTAAAADVGHVVVAQASNTKALGVLLYTEYLYPVQVAALILLVALIAAIALTLRARKDSKFQNAGDQVRVKARDRVTLVKMDAVKPVPAAPAAEETKA is encoded by the coding sequence ATGGACGTTCAATCGGCTCTTTTTTACGCGTTCTCAGCAGTCATGCTGTTTGCGTCATTCCGCGTCATCACGGCGCGCAACCCTGTGCACGCCGCGCTGTACCTGGTCTTGGCCTTCTTCCAAGCCTCGGGCATCTGGATGTTGCTCAAAGCAGAATTCCTCTCCATCGCTCTCGTGCTCGTGTACGTGGGCGCGGTGATGGTCTTGTTCTTGTTTGTGGTGATGATGCTCGACATCAACATCGACAGCATTCGCCAAGGCTTCTGGAAGCATTTCCCACTCGCAGCCACTGTGGGTGCGGTGATCGCTCTGGAATTGGCGGGTGTCTTGTTGGGCGGTTTCCGCATCAGCGAACCTCAAAAACAACTGACTGCACAAATCATTTCCCCAGCGGCGGTCACTGCGGTGGCGCCTGTTGATGTGGCTTCGGCTGCCGTAGATGCGGCATCTGCTGCATTGACCACAGCCGCTGCTGCAGATGTGGGCCACGTGGTGGTGGCGCAAGCTTCTAACACCAAAGCCTTGGGTGTGTTGCTCTACACCGAGTACCTGTACCCCGTGCAAGTGGCGGCATTGATTTTGTTGGTGGCTTTGATTGCTGCCATCGCTTTGACTTTGCGCGCACGCAAAGACAGCAAATTCCAAAACGCGGGCGACCAAGTTCGCGTCAAGGCCCGTGACCGTGTGACGTTGGTGAAGATGGACGCGGTCAAACCCGTGCCTGCAGCACCCGCCGCCGAGGAGACAAAAGCATGA
- the nuoE gene encoding NADH-quinone oxidoreductase subunit NuoE: MSSVNTHHSAPLSAETHARFVREVAKYPDDQKQSAVMACLSIAQQEQGFVSAESERVIAELLGMAPMAVHEVTTFYNMYNQQPVGKFKINVCTNLPCQLRNGQGALMHLVKTLGIEVGETTADGMFTVQPGECMGACADAPVLLVNDRTMCSYMSDDKIDQMVAGLRAVKE; this comes from the coding sequence ATGAGTTCTGTAAACACCCACCACAGCGCACCGCTGTCGGCCGAGACCCACGCGCGTTTTGTGCGTGAAGTTGCCAAATACCCAGACGATCAGAAGCAATCTGCCGTCATGGCTTGCTTGTCGATTGCGCAGCAAGAACAGGGCTTTGTCAGCGCCGAAAGCGAGCGCGTGATTGCTGAGTTGCTCGGCATGGCCCCCATGGCTGTGCACGAAGTGACCACCTTCTACAACATGTACAACCAACAACCGGTTGGCAAGTTCAAGATCAACGTGTGTACCAACCTGCCTTGCCAGTTGCGCAACGGGCAGGGCGCTTTGATGCACTTGGTGAAGACCTTGGGTATTGAAGTCGGCGAAACCACCGCAGATGGCATGTTCACCGTGCAACCTGGCGAATGCATGGGCGCTTGCGCCGATGCGCCTGTGTTGTTGGTGAACGACCGCACCATGTGCAGCTACATGAGCGACGACAAGATCGACCAAATGGTCGCAGGCTTGCGCGCGGTGAAGGAATAA
- a CDS encoding NADH-quinone oxidoreductase subunit C — protein sequence MSHSIQTLEAALHDVLGSKVKLLESALGELTLTVSAADYHGVCQTLRDDARLGFEQLMDLCGLDYSGYKDGAHSKFTDGPRFAVVSHLLSVTHNWRLRVRVFAVSEDVPVVASVNDLWNSANWFEREAFDLFGIVFEGHLDLRRLLTDYGFVGHPFRKDFPTSGHVEMRYDAEQKRVVYQPVTIEPREITPRIIREDNYGGTH from the coding sequence ATGAGCCATTCCATTCAAACGCTTGAAGCGGCCTTGCACGACGTGCTGGGCAGCAAAGTCAAGCTTCTCGAATCCGCTTTGGGCGAGTTGACCTTGACGGTCTCTGCGGCCGATTACCACGGTGTGTGCCAAACCCTGCGCGACGATGCGCGTCTGGGTTTTGAGCAGTTGATGGACCTGTGTGGTCTGGACTACTCGGGCTACAAAGACGGAGCCCATTCCAAATTCACCGATGGCCCCCGCTTTGCGGTGGTGAGCCATTTGTTGTCGGTGACTCACAACTGGCGCCTGCGCGTGCGCGTGTTCGCTGTGAGCGAAGACGTGCCTGTGGTTGCTTCCGTCAACGACTTGTGGAACTCTGCCAACTGGTTCGAGCGCGAAGCGTTTGACTTGTTCGGCATCGTGTTCGAAGGTCACCTCGACTTGCGTCGTTTGTTGACCGATTACGGCTTTGTGGGTCATCCCTTCCGTAAAGATTTTCCAACCTCGGGTCACGTGGAAATGCGCTACGACGCCGAGCAAAAACGTGTGGTGTACCAACCCGTCACCATCGAGCCGCGCGAAATCACACCGCGCATCATTCGTGAAGACAACTACGGCGGTACGCACTGA